CAGTTGAACGTGGCCGCATCGCTGAAGCCACACCTGACGAACGGTTGCGGCAAAGCGTCGCGGCCCGCCCGACGGCTGAATTGCAGCGCGAAGCCGCTGCGCACATTCTCGATGTCAGTCTCAACGGCGCTTGGAAACTCAATTTCACCGAGAAGTCTGAAGGCGAGAAGCAAGGATTCTATCGCGCGGATTACGACGACAGCGGCTGGCGTGCGGTGCAAGTGCCCGGCTCGGCGCATACGCAATGGCTGGCGGCGGCGCAGCTTTACACGCGCGAGGCCGAATGGGTCAGTGAGAAAGAATGGTGGTATCGCCGCGCGTTTCGCGCGCCTGCCGGAACGCAAGACAAACGGCTGCGGCTGCGTTTTGAAGCGACCGATTATTACGCCGACGTTTATCTCAACGGCGCATTGCTAGGGCGGCACGAAGGTTACATTGACCCGTATGAATTCGAGCTTGGCGATAAGCTCAAGCAAGAGGGCGAAAACGTAATCGCCGTGCGCGTCTGGACGCCTATCAGTTATTACTGGCGGCATCGCCCCTGGACGATCAAAGGCTCGTATGGCGCGGTAGATCAAAAGCCTGACAACATCACGCCGCTCGGCATCACACGCCCCGTTCATTTGCTCGCCGGCGGGCCGGTCGTGATTCACGAAGTTGCCGTAGACACGCGCCTCAACCGCGATGGCAGCGCCGATGTGGTCGTTGATCTGACGCTCGACACCGCGCAAGCTGTCACAGACAGCGAGTTGACGCTGACGCTCACGCCGCGCAATTTCAGCGCGCCCACCGGGCTGGAATTAAAAGCACTGCTTAACCTCGAAGCAGGCAGCACCACGCGCCGTTTCGTCTTGCACGTCGCGCAACCGCAACTCTGGTGGACGTGGGATCACGGCCAGCCGAATCTGTACACGCTCGCGGCGCGCATTGCCCACGCGGGCGCGCTGTCCGATCAATATGCCTGCGCCGTCGGCATCCGCGAAATCGAACACGTGGATTGGAAGTTTTATCTCAACGGCAAGCGGCTGTTCATTCGCGGCACGAATTCGTATTACCACCTGTTTCTTTCCGAAATGCGGCGCAGCGATTATGAGCGCGACCTGCGGCTGATGCGCGGGATGAACATCAACATGATTCGGCTGCATTGCCATTTCAGCAATCCGGAGTTTTATGACCTGGCCGATGAGCTGGGAATTCTGCTCTGGCAGGATTTTCTGGAAGCCGCCTATCCCGAAGACCGCGACTTCGCGCTCAAGGCCGCCGCGCTGTATGACCCGCACATCCGCTACGTGCGCAACCACCCGTCGGTGGCGCTCTGGGCCACAAGCGATGAAGAGTCGCTGGAAAATTACCGCGTGCTGACCAAGCATCTCGAACCGCGCCTGTACGCGCTCGACCCGCAACGACGGCCCGTCGTGCGTTCGACCGGGCGTTATGGCGACGGACATATTTATTACGGCTGGTACGGCGGCTCGATTTGGGAATACGCCGGGATGAACGAGAAATTCGTTTCGGAATTGGGCGCGACGGCCTTGCCCGATTATGAAAGCCTGATTAAATTCCTGCCCAATCACTGGCCCATCAAAGAGCACGAAGAGGAATGGATTTTCCGCAAGCTGCAAATCCCCGAAGCCATGCGCGCCTGGGGCGAGCCAGGCTCGCTGACGTTGCAGGAATACATTCCGCAAACACAGGCCTATGTCGCGCGGCTGTTTCAATTGGCGATAGAACGGATGCGGCGGCAGAAATACGCGCCGGCGGGCGGCATCCTGCATTTTCACGCCATTGATTTGTGGCCTTCGGTGACGATGGCGGCGCTGGATTTTTACCGCCGCCCGACCAAAGCCTACGCCACCGTGCAGCGTTCGTTTCAACTGGTGCTGCCCTCGTTCGCCTATGACCGCGACACTTGGTCGCCGCCAGAAACGGTCAAAACGGCATTGTGGCTGATCAACGATCACTGGTATGCCGTGCCCAATGCGCAAGTCACGTGGCGGCTGGTAGACAGCGCAGGCCGCGTCGTCACGTCAGGCCGCGCGCCGCAAGCCGTGACGCTGGCGGCGGATTCCTCGCTGAAATTGCTGGACGTGACGTTTCTCGCGCCAGCCGTTGGCAAGTACACGCTGTGGGCGACAATTGCCGATGAACGTGGAAATGTCGTGAGCGAAAACAACTATGAGTTCCAGGTGAAATAAACCTATCACCCCGCTTTGGCAGGCAGCGAAACTTCCAGCATTTCCAACCCGGCGCACGCGCGCAACACATAATCGTGCCCTGCCGGAATGACGCAACTGTCGCCTGCCTGCAAACGCTGCTTGCCTGCGGCGTGGCTCTCGAAATCCGCTTCACCCTGCAACACAAAGACGAATAAAAACTCGCCCGTGTGCCCAGGCATCTCTGCTGTCGTCGCTTTGGTGGCCCGCACGACGCGCGCATCAGCCAAGCCATCGGTGGCTGCGGCAATGCCCGTGTCACGCGCCTCAAACCCATCCACGCGCCACGGCAGCCAGTGCGCCTCACGCGCGTGATGACGCACGAAGCGTTGCCCGTTGAATAGCCGCGCGGGCAGCACCTGCGGCGTAGGCAATGAGAGTTCGTGATCAACCCAGGTTTCGTGTAGGGCCGGACAACCAATCTCAATGACTTCCAGCCCCGGCGATGAGGCCAACACCCGATGGCGGATTTCCGGTGGTTGCAGCACGCAATCGCCCGCTGTCAGCACAAACGGCGGCCCCTGATCTTCATAGACCACGCGCACCCAACCCGCTTTGCAATAAATCATCTGAAAGCGAACCTTGTGGTAATGCACATAATCAGGCACGTCGCCCCCGCCCGGAATGCGGATGTGCGAAGCGATGAAACGCCCGCCCAAACGGCCCGGAATTAGATCGCGGTATTGCATCCCCGCGCGTCCCTCGTGCCACGCCTCGCCGGCGACTAAGCGGTTGATGATGAATTGATCAGGGAGCGGTGCAGGCTCGGCATTCGCCAGCGGGGCGGCGTTGGCCGTCAGGCGCAAAGTCAGGCCTTGCCCGGAAACGACGGCGAATTGCGGCGCATCCGCGGGCAAAATCATGTCCAAATGAAATCCCAGGCGTTGCGTGAAATAGGCCAGCGCCTCGGTTAAATCAGGAACGGACAAAACCAGCGGTTCGAGCTTGGAGTCTTGCGTCATAGCGGGCACAGGGTATCACTTTTCCACGGCTGACCGCATTGCTACGCGGTTTGAATAGAAGCCTACACCTATCGGGTTTACACCATCGTTAGTCCTGTCGCAGCGCCATCATCGGATCAACCTTCGTCGCCCGCCGCGCCGGAATCCAGCAGGCCAGCAGGGCCACCGTGGTCAGCAAGAGAGCGATCAAAACCATCGTCAGAGGGGCGGTCGTACTGACCCCAAAGAGCAGCGTCTTCAGCAGGCGGGTCAACACCCAGGCGCCGCCCAATCCGATTGCCACACCGGCAAGCGCCAGCGTCATGCCCTGCCGAATCATTAACCACAGCACGTGTCTCGTTTGCGCACCCAGCGCCAGCCGAATGCCGACCTCGTGCGTGCGCTGCGTCACGGTGTAGGCCATCACGCTGTACAAGCCAAGCGCCGCCAGCAGCATGGCCAGCAGCGCGAACAGGCCGAACAGCAAGGCGCTGAAACGCGGTTGCGCCACGGCATTGCCCAGATACTGTTCCAACGTCTTCACGTCGCTAAGCACGATTTCGCGGTCGAGCGCCGCCACTTCGTGCTGCACCGCGTTGGCCAGACTGGCGGGCGAGCCTTGCGTGCGCACGACCAGACTCATCTGGCCCAGAAACGGCAATTGCGCGTAGGGCATGTACAATTCCGGGCTGTATTCCTGGCCCAGTTCCGTCCGGTGCTTCACATCGCGCACGATGCCGACAATCTGAAACTTCGTTGTGCCGGTTTCGCCAAAGGGCAGTTCCAATCGTTTGCCCAGCGGCTCTTCATTCGGGAAGTAAAGCTTGGCGAGCGTCTGATTGATGATGACGACGGGCGTGGCTTTCAATCCGTCCTGCGCGGTGAAATCGCGTCCGGCCAGCAGCGGAATCTTCACCGTCCGGTAGTAATTCAGATTCACCCAGCGCATGTCGGCGTGGGGTTCTGCGCCCGTTGGCGCGCTGCGGCCTTCGATCTGGAAGCTGCCTCCCGCGTCATTGTCGCTGATCGGCAGCGGCAAAATGGCGCTGGCCTCGATGACGCCGGGCAGCGCCCGCACACGTTCCTGCAAGCGCTGGTAAAAGACGATCTTTTGCTCCGGCTTGGCGTATTGCGCCTCCGGCAATTCCACTGTCGCGGTCAGGACATTGTGCACGTCGAAGCCCAACTCAACGCGTTGCAATTTGATGAAGGTCTGCACCAGCAGCCCCGCGCCGACCAACAGCATCAGCGCCAGCGCCACTTCGGCCACGATCAGCGCGCCACGCAAGCGCGCCTTGCCGGAACTCGATGAGCCGCGCGCGCCGTCTTTCATCGCTTCGGTCAGGTCTACTTTTGAAGCTTGCAGCGCGGGCGCCAGGCCGAAGACGATGCCGGTCAGCAGCGCGACCGTGAACGTAAAGCCCAGCGCCCAGCGGTCGAGCGCGATTTCAGCCAGGCGCGGCAAATTTTCCGGGATGAAGCGCAGCAACGCTTCCATTCCCCACCACGCCAGCAATAAGCCCAGCAGCCCGCCGCCCAGGCTGAGCAAAACGCTTTCGGTCAGTAATTGCCGGACGATGCGCGCGCGGCCCGCGCCCAGTGCGGTGCGCACGGCGATTTCTTTGTACCGCGCCGTCGCGCGCGCCAGCATCAGGTTGGCGACATTGGCGCAGGCAATCAGCAGCACGCAACCCACCGCCGCAAACAGCACCAGCAGTGACTTGCGGTAATCGCCGACCAGGTTGCGGTGCAGCGGCAACAGAATGATTCCCTGGTTGGTATTGTTGTCGGGGTATTCTTTTTCCAGATTGGCGGCCAGCAATTTCATGTCCGCCTGCGCCTGCGCCAGGTTGACGCCGGGTTTCAGGCGTCCGACGGCGTGCAACATGCGGTACCCGCGCCGTTCGGTGACCGGCTTCTTCCCGTTCGCCGATTCCGCATCTGTCGCCAGCGCTACCCAAACCTCGACTGCCTCCGCTTGAATCGGAAACTGAAAGCCCGGCTGCGTCACACCGACGATCTGAAACTGTTTACGATCCAGCGTCAGCGTGCGCCCGAGGATGTCAGGAGCCGCGCCGAACCGCTGTTGCCAGGCGCTATAGCTGAGGATGGCCGCGCGGTTGACACCCGTGCCGCCAACCCTCTCATCCGCCCGCGTGAAAGTCCGGCCCAGATACGGCTTGGCTCTGAGCAGGTCGAACAACTCCGCCGAAACCACCTGCCCGCTCAGATGCGCCGGGGCGTCGTTCCCGGTCAGCGTAAATGTCGCCGTGTGATATACCGCCACGGCTTCGAACGACTGATTGCGTGCGCGCCAGTCAAAGAAATCGGGATACGAACTGGAATCTTCTACCTCGGCCCCGGGGTGGCGTACATCCGTCCCACCAAGCGCCACCAACCGTTCCGGTTCCGCATAAGGCAGCGGACGCAACAGCACAGCGTTGACCACACTGAAAATCGCTGTATTCGCGCCGATGCCCAACGCCAGGGTCAGCAAGGCGATCAGCGTAAAGCCGGGTTGCTTGACCAGCATCCGCACGCCATAGCGCAAGTCTTGTAAGAAGGTTTGCATGGGTTCCTCCGAAAGGAGATCGCTAGAGCGGTTTGCAATTGCATCTATGGGGAGATTGCGCCGGGACAGTACCGCGTGCGTCAGCAAGCGGAGAAGACGGCGCGTTTGTGCCGCTGTACCTGGCTTGACGCGCCGCTTGCTCACGCGCGCGGTACTGTCCCACGCCGCGCTTTTCCCGTACATCGAAGTGCAAACCGCTCTAGTTGCTTTACGCGGATCAGTTCAGGGCCAGCCGCACGCCCTCATCCATCATCTGCGCCGTCTTGACCAGCGAAGTCGCTTCGCAATAAATGCGCAACACCGGTTCGGTGCCTGATTGGCGGAAGAGGATCCAGCTTTCATCTTCAAACAGCAGCTTGGCGCCGTCGAGCGTCGCCACGCCCGTGACTTTGTAGCCGCAGAATTCCCCCGGCGTTTGCTCGCGCATTGCGGTGACCAGTTGTTGACCCTTCTCAATCGGCACGTGCAAATCGCGGCGCTCGAAATGGAATTCGCCGAACTCCTTCCAAATGTCGCGCACGATTTCTGACGGCGGTTTACCAGCGGCCAACACGGCTTCGAGCAGGCAGAGACTATTGAGCACGCCATCGCGTTCGGGAATGTGGCCGCGCACGCCGATGCCGCCAGACTCTTCGCCACCGATCAGAAAGTCGTTGGCTGGGTCGAGCATGATTTCGCCGATGTGTTTGAAGCCGATGGGCGTCTCGAACAGGCGGAAGCCGTAGCTTTCGGCGATGCGCCGCACGATGACCGATTGCGAAAAGGTGCGCGCGACCGACCCCTTCAAGCCTTTGCGCCGCACCAGGTGCAACAACATAATCATCAGGATTTGATGCGTGTTGATGTATTCGCCGCGCTCATCCATTGCGCCCACGCGGTCAGCGTCGCCATCCGTGACCAGCGCCAGCAACGCGCCGCGCTCTTTGATCGTTTGCGCAGTCAGCGCCAGATTCCACGGCATCGGTTCGGGCAAGACGCCGCCGAACATGGGATCGCGGTCGCCGCGAATCGTTTCCACTCTGAGCTTGCCGCCCTTCAACAAATCCTCAATCCAATGCCCA
The Acidobacteriota bacterium genome window above contains:
- a CDS encoding beta galactosidase jelly roll domain-containing protein → MRHFCISATRRLVLALLVCGCTYPALAQSWTITLEELTGIYRRDNEVVSARLSFAAGAARAEALRVIAPTGRVVRSQLAAVETHADGSLKAAELLFPAALIPGERPQYRLLADAQLKLPINDSSIVARRVGSSRFELANERFGVLLNLGLEGTEPALVAAFNKTAGEQRMLNLIDTTPEVKDTPASGKAGAGFGSFLAGQQRAGAFEQVEILEAGPLRARVRLLGARLGAQRETWEFVWLAGSPVLQWRAWLDGGTGANYGFFFNAVSATPNLPFDRWMEGSEAIKFPDGWETDNPPDHLVRTQGARDFDDLPGRHFVFYQRAENYGALGIFETDPTLAWRGIGANQFFAQAPLSANKRTIETALAFPRWKGTETILEARSEYRRFTQPILSVVSRAPSVERGRIAEATPDERLRQSVAARPTAELQREAAAHILDVSLNGAWKLNFTEKSEGEKQGFYRADYDDSGWRAVQVPGSAHTQWLAAAQLYTREAEWVSEKEWWYRRAFRAPAGTQDKRLRLRFEATDYYADVYLNGALLGRHEGYIDPYEFELGDKLKQEGENVIAVRVWTPISYYWRHRPWTIKGSYGAVDQKPDNITPLGITRPVHLLAGGPVVIHEVAVDTRLNRDGSADVVVDLTLDTAQAVTDSELTLTLTPRNFSAPTGLELKALLNLEAGSTTRRFVLHVAQPQLWWTWDHGQPNLYTLAARIAHAGALSDQYACAVGIREIEHVDWKFYLNGKRLFIRGTNSYYHLFLSEMRRSDYERDLRLMRGMNINMIRLHCHFSNPEFYDLADELGILLWQDFLEAAYPEDRDFALKAAALYDPHIRYVRNHPSVALWATSDEESLENYRVLTKHLEPRLYALDPQRRPVVRSTGRYGDGHIYYGWYGGSIWEYAGMNEKFVSELGATALPDYESLIKFLPNHWPIKEHEEEWIFRKLQIPEAMRAWGEPGSLTLQEYIPQTQAYVARLFQLAIERMRRQKYAPAGGILHFHAIDLWPSVTMAALDFYRRPTKAYATVQRSFQLVLPSFAYDRDTWSPPETVKTALWLINDHWYAVPNAQVTWRLVDSAGRVVTSGRAPQAVTLAADSSLKLLDVTFLAPAVGKYTLWATIADERGNVVSENNYEFQVK
- a CDS encoding cupin domain-containing protein, which produces MTQDSKLEPLVLSVPDLTEALAYFTQRLGFHLDMILPADAPQFAVVSGQGLTLRLTANAAPLANAEPAPLPDQFIINRLVAGEAWHEGRAGMQYRDLIPGRLGGRFIASHIRIPGGGDVPDYVHYHKVRFQMIYCKAGWVRVVYEDQGPPFVLTAGDCVLQPPEIRHRVLASSPGLEVIEIGCPALHETWVDHELSLPTPQVLPARLFNGQRFVRHHAREAHWLPWRVDGFEARDTGIAAATDGLADARVVRATKATTAEMPGHTGEFLFVFVLQGEADFESHAAGKQRLQAGDSCVIPAGHDYVLRACAGLEMLEVSLPAKAG
- a CDS encoding ABC transporter permease encodes the protein MQTFLQDLRYGVRMLVKQPGFTLIALLTLALGIGANTAIFSVVNAVLLRPLPYAEPERLVALGGTDVRHPGAEVEDSSSYPDFFDWRARNQSFEAVAVYHTATFTLTGNDAPAHLSGQVVSAELFDLLRAKPYLGRTFTRADERVGGTGVNRAAILSYSAWQQRFGAAPDILGRTLTLDRKQFQIVGVTQPGFQFPIQAEAVEVWVALATDAESANGKKPVTERRGYRMLHAVGRLKPGVNLAQAQADMKLLAANLEKEYPDNNTNQGIILLPLHRNLVGDYRKSLLVLFAAVGCVLLIACANVANLMLARATARYKEIAVRTALGAGRARIVRQLLTESVLLSLGGGLLGLLLAWWGMEALLRFIPENLPRLAEIALDRWALGFTFTVALLTGIVFGLAPALQASKVDLTEAMKDGARGSSSSGKARLRGALIVAEVALALMLLVGAGLLVQTFIKLQRVELGFDVHNVLTATVELPEAQYAKPEQKIVFYQRLQERVRALPGVIEASAILPLPISDNDAGGSFQIEGRSAPTGAEPHADMRWVNLNYYRTVKIPLLAGRDFTAQDGLKATPVVIINQTLAKLYFPNEEPLGKRLELPFGETGTTKFQIVGIVRDVKHRTELGQEYSPELYMPYAQLPFLGQMSLVVRTQGSPASLANAVQHEVAALDREIVLSDVKTLEQYLGNAVAQPRFSALLFGLFALLAMLLAALGLYSVMAYTVTQRTHEVGIRLALGAQTRHVLWLMIRQGMTLALAGVAIGLGGAWVLTRLLKTLLFGVSTTAPLTMVLIALLLTTVALLACWIPARRATKVDPMMALRQD
- a CDS encoding phosphoglucomutase/phosphomannomutase family protein, giving the protein MAKIKFGTDGWRARIAEDFTYANVEIATQAVADYVKTTPLNDPPAMLVGYDRRFASADFALRTAEVFAGNGFKVDLLNEDVPTPLVSFEVKRRGLDGGIVITASHNPPEFNGFKFKAPYGGSATPAITNQIEALLGAHPPQRLSFAEAEAQGLARVIAPPDDYRRHVENFVDIAALKQTDALVIADPMHGTGGHWIEDLLKGGKLRVETIRGDRDPMFGGVLPEPMPWNLALTAQTIKERGALLALVTDGDADRVGAMDERGEYINTHQILMIMLLHLVRRKGLKGSVARTFSQSVIVRRIAESYGFRLFETPIGFKHIGEIMLDPANDFLIGGEESGGIGVRGHIPERDGVLNSLCLLEAVLAAGKPPSEIVRDIWKEFGEFHFERRDLHVPIEKGQQLVTAMREQTPGEFCGYKVTGVATLDGAKLLFEDESWILFRQSGTEPVLRIYCEATSLVKTAQMMDEGVRLALN